The following coding sequences are from one Roseburia hominis A2-183 window:
- a CDS encoding ABC transporter ATP-binding protein — translation MYMENEYVIEMLNITKEFPGIKANDNITLQLRKGEIHALLGENGAGKSTLMSILFGLYQPTSGTIKKNGQVVQINTPNDANDLNIGMVHQHFKLVECFSVLDNIILGVEPSKGLFLEKDGARKKVLELSERYGLKVEPDALISDITVGMQQRVEILKMLYRDNEVLIFDEPTAVLTPQEIEELMKIMKNLAHEGKSILFITHKLNEIMEVADRCTILRKGKYIGTVDIADTTKEELSKMMVGRNVSFTVDKDEKKPGDTVLEVSHLTVASRSHENNAVRDVSFQVRRGEIVCIAGIDGNGQTELVQGLTGLEKIGGGSVKFLGQDITNTTIRERSKHGMSHIPEDRHKHGLVLDYTLEQNLVLQRYWQPQFERAGFIKSGEVRRYAQKLIEQYDVRSGQGPVTIVRSMSGGNQQKAIIAREIDKDPELLVAVQPTRGLDVGAIEYIHKQLVAQRDKGKAVLLVSLELDEVMDVSDRILVMYEGEIVGELDPKKVTVEELGLYMAGAKRDEVAKKA, via the coding sequence ATGTATATGGAAAACGAATATGTTATTGAGATGTTGAACATCACGAAAGAATTTCCAGGAATCAAAGCCAACGATAATATTACCCTGCAGTTGAGAAAGGGAGAGATTCATGCACTGCTTGGTGAGAATGGTGCAGGGAAGTCTACCCTTATGAGTATTCTGTTTGGTCTGTACCAGCCGACGTCCGGTACGATCAAAAAGAACGGGCAGGTTGTACAGATCAATACGCCGAACGACGCGAATGATCTGAACATCGGAATGGTTCATCAGCATTTCAAGCTGGTGGAGTGTTTCTCCGTGCTGGATAATATTATCCTTGGTGTTGAGCCATCGAAAGGATTGTTCCTTGAAAAAGATGGTGCCAGAAAAAAGGTACTGGAGCTGAGTGAGAGGTACGGGCTTAAGGTGGAGCCGGATGCGCTGATTTCGGATATCACCGTAGGTATGCAGCAGCGTGTTGAGATTCTTAAGATGCTCTACCGTGATAACGAGGTGCTGATCTTTGATGAGCCGACGGCAGTGCTGACGCCGCAGGAGATCGAGGAACTGATGAAGATTATGAAGAATCTCGCGCACGAGGGCAAATCCATTCTGTTCATCACGCATAAGCTGAATGAGATCATGGAGGTGGCGGACCGCTGTACGATCTTAAGAAAAGGAAAGTACATCGGAACGGTCGACATCGCGGATACGACGAAGGAAGAACTTTCCAAGATGATGGTGGGCAGAAATGTAAGCTTTACCGTTGACAAGGACGAGAAAAAGCCGGGGGATACGGTGCTTGAGGTATCGCATCTGACGGTGGCAAGCAGATCACATGAGAACAATGCCGTGCGGGATGTCTCGTTTCAGGTGCGCCGTGGTGAGATCGTATGTATTGCGGGTATCGACGGCAACGGACAGACAGAGTTGGTGCAGGGGCTGACCGGACTGGAGAAGATCGGAGGGGGCAGCGTGAAATTTCTGGGACAGGATATCACAAACACCACGATCCGGGAGCGTTCCAAGCATGGTATGAGCCATATTCCGGAAGACCGGCATAAGCACGGACTGGTACTGGACTACACGCTGGAGCAGAATCTCGTGCTGCAGCGCTACTGGCAGCCGCAGTTTGAACGCGCGGGCTTTATCAAGTCGGGCGAGGTGCGCAGATATGCGCAGAAGCTGATCGAGCAGTATGATGTGCGAAGCGGTCAGGGACCTGTGACCATTGTGCGGAGTATGTCCGGCGGTAACCAGCAGAAGGCGATTATTGCAAGAGAGATTGACAAAGACCCGGAGCTTCTTGTGGCAGTGCAGCCGACCAGAGGTCTTGACGTAGGCGCGATCGAGTATATCCATAAGCAGCTTGTGGCACAGCGCGACAAAGGAAAAGCCGTGCTGTTAGTCTCGTTGGAGCTGGATGAAGTTATGGACGTGTCCGACCGTATCCTGGTGATGTACGAGGGTGAGATCGTAGGAGAACTGGATCCGAAGAAAGTGACTGTGGAGGAACTTGGACTTTACATGGCAGGTGCAAAGCGGGATGAGGTTGCAAAGAAAGCATAA
- a CDS encoding BMP family lipoprotein, with protein sequence MKKKVISLLLTAAMATTMFAGCGSSSEENTTADNNQTAAPAATEAAAEESTEAAAPAVSADGKIAMITDSGDITDESFNQITWETCVAYGDKNGIEYQYYKPAEDTDEERINAIDLAVADGATVIVMPGYLFGPAIAEEQDLYPDVSFIAVDVTEADIVDLSGNAVGISDNVYICSFQEEQAGYLAGYAAVKDGYTSLGFLGGIAVPAVIRYGYGYIQGINDAAEEMGVDVDVKYYYGGQFYGSDAITARMEGWYQDGTQVVFACGGGIYTSAVEAAEQYDGKVIGVDVDQRPKIGDLCITSAMKGLGSAVNSALDAYFGGNWASIGGKSEQLGLAQGDYLGLPTDTDSWGFTTFTVDEYNTVLDGLKDGSITVSNDTENQPEVGSHVTVDYVE encoded by the coding sequence ATGAAGAAAAAAGTGATTAGCTTACTGCTCACTGCAGCAATGGCAACCACCATGTTCGCAGGCTGTGGTTCTTCCAGCGAGGAGAATACAACTGCAGACAACAATCAGACAGCAGCACCGGCAGCGACAGAGGCTGCAGCAGAGGAGAGCACAGAGGCAGCTGCTCCTGCAGTATCCGCTGATGGAAAGATCGCAATGATTACCGATTCCGGTGACATCACAGACGAGTCTTTCAACCAGATCACATGGGAGACCTGTGTGGCTTACGGTGATAAGAACGGTATTGAGTATCAGTACTATAAGCCGGCTGAGGACACAGACGAGGAGAGAATCAACGCAATCGACCTTGCAGTTGCAGACGGTGCAACCGTAATCGTTATGCCGGGTTATCTGTTCGGACCGGCAATCGCTGAGGAGCAGGATCTTTATCCGGATGTTTCCTTTATCGCAGTTGATGTGACAGAGGCTGACATCGTAGATCTTTCCGGCAACGCAGTCGGAATCAGCGACAACGTATATATCTGTTCTTTCCAGGAGGAGCAGGCAGGTTACCTTGCAGGTTATGCGGCAGTTAAGGATGGTTACACAAGCCTTGGATTCCTCGGTGGAATCGCAGTTCCGGCAGTTATCCGTTATGGTTACGGTTATATTCAGGGTATCAACGATGCAGCAGAAGAGATGGGCGTTGATGTAGATGTGAAATACTACTATGGCGGTCAGTTCTACGGAAGTGATGCGATCACAGCTCGTATGGAGGGCTGGTATCAGGATGGCACACAGGTTGTATTCGCATGCGGCGGCGGTATCTACACATCTGCTGTTGAGGCTGCAGAGCAGTACGACGGCAAGGTAATCGGTGTCGATGTTGACCAGCGTCCGAAGATCGGTGATCTGTGCATTACCTCTGCTATGAAGGGCTTAGGCTCTGCAGTGAACTCTGCACTGGATGCATACTTTGGCGGCAACTGGGCTTCCATCGGTGGCAAGTCTGAGCAGCTCGGTCTGGCACAGGGCGATTATCTTGGTCTTCCGACGGATACAGATTCCTGGGGCTTTACAACATTTACGGTAGATGAGTACAATACAGTATTAGACGGACTCAAGGACGGCAGCATCACTGTTTCTAACGATACAGAGAATCAGCCGGAGGTAGGTTCTCACGTGACCGTTGACTATGTAGAGTAA
- a CDS encoding ABC transporter ATP-binding protein, producing MSKKLINLMHIAKSYGDNVILDDLNLYIRENEFITLLGPSGCGKTTTLRIIGGFETPDKGQVLFDGKDITALPPNERDLNTVFQKYALFPHMSIAENIAFGLKIRKKSKAYIDDKIKYALKLVNLDGFEHRSIDSLSGGQQQRIAIARAIVNEPKVLLLDESLGALDLKFRQEMQYELIRLKNELGITFVFVTHDQEEALTMSDTIVVMNQGYIQQIGTPEMIYNEPVNAFVADFIGDSNIIDGIMMKDRVVEILGTRIPCVDEGFGTNTPVDVVIRPENVEIVAPGEGFMDGDITSVIFKGVHYEIEIMAGGFEWLVDTTQFYTVGTHVGIRVIPFNIQIMNKPESEDEEAAGIDV from the coding sequence ATGAGCAAAAAACTGATCAATCTTATGCACATTGCCAAATCCTACGGTGACAATGTCATTCTGGACGATTTGAACCTCTACATCCGTGAGAATGAATTCATCACACTGCTCGGTCCGTCCGGCTGCGGCAAGACAACAACCCTGCGCATTATCGGCGGATTTGAGACCCCTGACAAAGGCCAGGTTCTGTTTGACGGAAAGGATATTACCGCCCTCCCGCCCAATGAGCGCGATCTCAATACTGTATTCCAGAAATACGCCCTTTTTCCGCATATGTCCATCGCGGAAAATATCGCTTTCGGACTTAAGATCAGAAAAAAAAGCAAGGCATACATCGACGACAAAATCAAATACGCCTTAAAGCTCGTAAACCTGGACGGATTCGAGCACCGCTCCATCGATTCTTTGAGCGGCGGACAGCAGCAGAGAATTGCCATCGCCCGCGCCATCGTCAATGAGCCGAAGGTTCTTCTCCTCGACGAGTCGCTCGGCGCACTGGACTTAAAGTTCCGCCAGGAAATGCAGTATGAGCTGATCCGCCTGAAAAACGAGCTCGGCATCACCTTTGTCTTTGTTACGCACGACCAGGAGGAAGCCCTCACCATGTCCGACACCATCGTCGTCATGAACCAGGGCTACATCCAGCAGATCGGCACACCGGAAATGATCTACAATGAGCCGGTCAACGCGTTCGTAGCCGATTTTATCGGGGACAGCAATATCATCGACGGTATCATGATGAAAGACCGGGTCGTTGAGATTCTCGGCACCAGGATTCCCTGTGTGGATGAAGGATTCGGCACCAACACGCCGGTCGACGTCGTCATCCGTCCGGAGAATGTGGAGATCGTCGCACCCGGGGAAGGCTTTATGGACGGCGATATCACTTCCGTCATCTTCAAGGGCGTCCACTACGAGATCGAGATCATGGCGGGCGGCTTTGAGTGGCTGGTGGACACCACGCAGTTTTACACCGTCGGAACCCATGTCGGGATCCGCGTGATTCCATTCAACATCCAGATTATGAACAAACCGGAATCCGAGGACGAGGAGGCAGCAGGAATCGATGTCTAA
- a CDS encoding ABC transporter permease → MSNFKKQLLAGPYLIWMIGFILLPLVFILYYAITAADGSFTFSNIAAIADPVHVKSILLSLKLGFLCTLFCLVLSYPLCMILSTFRFRHQSFVVFLFILPMWMNFMLRILAWRLLLSNNGIVNAILEAVGTGHVKMLNTPTAVVFGMVYDFLPFMILPIYNSMVRINKDVIEAARDLGANNLTVLVKIIFPLTLSGVLSGIVMVFVPALTSFVISDLLGGGKVLLIGNVIEQEFMQGTNWHLGSGLSVVLMLFVIASMALMNVLDKDEGGTAVW, encoded by the coding sequence ATGTCTAACTTCAAAAAACAGCTTCTGGCAGGACCTTATCTGATCTGGATGATCGGATTTATTCTTCTGCCGCTTGTATTTATTCTCTATTATGCCATCACTGCGGCGGACGGCAGCTTTACCTTTTCCAATATCGCCGCCATCGCCGATCCGGTGCATGTCAAGTCGATTCTTCTCTCTTTAAAGCTCGGCTTTCTGTGCACGCTGTTCTGCCTTGTTTTGTCCTATCCGCTCTGCATGATTTTAAGCACATTCCGCTTCCGTCACCAGAGCTTTGTCGTCTTTTTGTTCATCCTCCCGATGTGGATGAATTTTATGCTGCGCATTCTCGCGTGGAGACTTCTGCTCTCCAACAACGGTATTGTCAATGCCATTTTAGAAGCCGTCGGCACCGGCCATGTGAAGATGCTCAACACCCCGACCGCCGTTGTGTTCGGCATGGTGTACGATTTTCTTCCTTTTATGATCCTGCCGATCTACAACTCCATGGTGCGGATCAACAAGGACGTCATCGAAGCCGCCAGGGATCTCGGCGCGAACAATCTGACCGTTCTCGTAAAAATCATTTTTCCGCTCACCCTCTCCGGCGTGTTAAGCGGAATCGTCATGGTCTTTGTGCCGGCACTGACCTCGTTCGTCATCTCCGACCTGCTCGGTGGGGGCAAGGTGCTCTTAATCGGAAACGTCATTGAGCAGGAATTTATGCAGGGCACCAACTGGCATCTGGGTTCCGGACTGTCCGTTGTGCTGATGCTGTTTGTCATTGCAAGTATGGCACTTATGAATGTGCTGGATAAAGACGAAGGAGGTACCGCGGTATGGTAA